One stretch of Sander vitreus isolate 19-12246 chromosome 16, sanVit1, whole genome shotgun sequence DNA includes these proteins:
- the ppp1r26 gene encoding protein phosphatase 1 regulatory subunit 26 codes for MYLMNVPPVVVTQTEWRTCGPPGGYSLPICFNDSDTELSTRGTPISDKVQMIIESLRSTQSSLEMGDEIEGNVPAGQEGHPQVCKVAVGSYVGAKSKTKGATENQQADVSSPNNHKSSDSDSDDSVDRGIEEAILEYLKEKDDHKRKAEPCFTTFLQSSKIARKSPPAPEEVSKQNTDSNAFLTASSEFSKSVKAETPTAPAVLPIQKYIKSIPKSLNDNTVKTFDKSTTTKSLVLPREQTKSPSKTISLFNKVKCPVTVKVEEDSNDSSSDDGIEEAIQRFQLEKKEQQNKRETFNPPALKEESDSTSDDGIEEAIRSYQLEQLKEKSILKPLLHKQKPITKSLIHAVGSTSTENMKKHRLRKKKTRAEKELKFVQPPASSVFIPKNTLSESLKGKGNGLLMFKVEGFKEQPTPALPKANTTAELMCAEAILDISKTVMPGAFHHSVGLSSCTPTESSLQSSPPDNCPDEESDGSSIDSEEGIEQEIRKFLEQKAQMHKQPPTAATQEPQSINEPGKVKEVATQKKPQKLSSTQRRKQKEDNCSISNMSRPDNTVKETAPKPLPEHRKESCPLVLSQKSQTYPIAGFCKTEQCEDKSSSLDSDEDLDTAIKDLLKTKKKSKKKTRDLKRKSRMSLKDEETLLGNAVKTKKLKPDPISKRNPLKKVEKSKDDLKDKSGSSKKGVSQHKQTNKSKEHDVREGETAAGGKDPPLPHSTQTALEIKEDSSSVDSDDSIEQEIRRFLAEKAKVSTAEKSKDGDVLRSVTVVACTPLQVEDIKQENQLAEVPKTSISPLSGQSPLSSQPLPTPQSLLPDISTVGAQSHLSSVQSRSPSLLEPADGAGAARTEQRRPSIGRGDGQDVIPQTERVRPVLSPKIALSRSESMKWRQSFGLPTTDPRTFSRTPFQITSSKISETASATPAYQSGGPISQTPVTVWSSARTSRASFPCSTETDVNTTFSSPVLNIMSTARTHPRISFARSLVPAHRSQCPMKGETESMVHMSKDKSVFVELESNRTNHVQVRSRERSKGRESADLLSEKKREGESMKIDDKEVHLERTEEEFIDEADCQSGNRRNPEKTQGFSTLSLSSAIDPGITFIPCIALTTEERSTMFNRRYPAKKFNKGVPSDSRAPLQRKTVQRVKRKLQFIPVNRRNEAPSHHSITE; via the exons ATGTACTTGATGAATGTACCTCCTGTCGTAGTGACGCAAACAGAATGGAGAACATGTGGCCCACCTGGAGGCTATAGCCTTCCAATTTGCTTCAATGACTCGGACACTGAGTTGTCCACCAGAGGCACACCTATCTCAGATAAGGTCCAGATGATCATAGAGAGCCTTAGGAGCACCCAATCCTCACTCGAGATGGGCGACGAGATTGAGGGAAATGTGCCAGCAGGACAGGAAGGTCATCCCCAAGTCTGCAAAGTTGCAGTGGGTTCTTATGTTGGAGCCAAGTCCAAAACTAAAGGTGCCACTGAAAACCAACAGGCAGATGTTTCTTCCCCAAACAACCATAAGAGCAGTGACTCAGACAGCGATGATTCTGTGGACAGAGGAATTGAGGAGGCAATACTGGAATACCTGAAGGAAAAGGATGATCACAAACGCAAGGCAGAACCATGCTTCACCACCTTTCTACAATCATCCAAAATTGCCAGGAAAAGCCCACCTGCCCCTGAGGAGGTGTCCAAACAGAACACTGACAGCAATGCATTTTTGACTGCCAGTAGTGAGTTTTCAAAAAGTGTGAAAGCTGAGACTCCCACAGCACCAGCTGTTTTACCTATACAAAAGTATATCAAAAGCATCCCTAAATCCCTAAATGACAACACCGTTAAGACATTTGATAAAAGTACAACAACCAAAAGTTTAGTTTTGCCCAGAGAGCAGACAAAGAGCCCCTCTAAAACAATCAGCCTCTTCAACAAAGTAAAGTGCCCGGTCACAGTTAAGGTGGAGGAAGACTCGAATGATTCCAGTAGTGATGACGGCATTGAGGAGGCCATTCAAAGATTCCAATTGGAGAAAAAGGAGCAGCAGAACAAAAGGGAAACTTTCAATCCACCTGCACTCAAAGAGGAGTCCGACTCCACCAGCGACGATGGGATTGAAGAAGCTATCCGCAGCTACCAGCTTGAGCAACTCAAGGAGAAGAGCATCCTGAAGCCATTATTACACAAGCAAAAACCCATTACTAAGTCATTGATACATGCGGTTGGAAGTACAAGCACAGAAAACATGAAGAAACACAgactgagaaagaaaaagaccaGAGCAGAGAAAGAACTGAAATTTGTTCAACCTCCTGCTTCGTCTGTTTTCATACCCAAGAATACACTTTCAGAGAGCTTGAAGGGTAAAGGAAATGGTTTGCTTATGTTTAAAGTAGAGGGTTTTAAAGAGCAACCTACGCCTGCTCTTCCGAAGGCTAATACAACTGCAGAGCTCATGTGTGCTGAGGCAATACTGGACATTTCAAAAACTGTTATGCCGGGGGCCTTCCATCATAGTGTTGGCCTTAGCAGTTGTACCCCCACCGAATCGTCCTTGCAATCTTCACCTCCTGACAACTGCCCAGATGAAGAAAGTGATGGCAGCTCCATTGATAGTGAAGAAGGGATAGAGCAAGAAATCCGGAAATTTCTTGAGCAGAAGGCCCAAATGCACAAACAGCCACCCACTGCTGCGACTCAAGAGCCTCAAAGTATAAATGAACCAGGGAAAGTAAAAGAAGTTGCAACCCAAAAGAAACCTCAAAAATTGTCTTCGACacagagaagaaaacaaaaggagGACAATTGTAGCATTTCCAACATGTCAAGGCCAGATAACACTGTTAAAGAAACAGCCCCTAAACCTTTACCTGAGCATCGAAAAGAATCCTGCCCGTTGGTACTTTCCCAGAAAAGTCAAACGTACCCAATAGCTGGATTCTGCAAGACCGAGCAGTGTGAAGACAAAAGCAGCTCACTTGACAGTGATGAGGACCTAGACACCGCTATAAAAGACCTGCTCAAGACAAAAAAGaagtcaaagaaaaaaacaagagactTAAAGCGGAAATCGAGGATGAGCCTCAAAGATGAAGAAACACTGCTGGGAAATGCTGTAAAGACCAAAAAGTTGAAACCGGATCCTATTTCCAAGCGCAATCCTTtgaaaaaagtagaaaagagTAAGGATGACCTAAAAGACAAGTCTGGATCAAGTAAAAAGGGCGTTtcacaacataaacaaactaATAAGAGTAAAGAGCATGATGTGCGTGAAGGTGAAACCGCAGCGGGGGGTAAAGACCCCCCGTTGCCACACAGTACCCAGACTGCTCTTGAGATAAAGGAAGACAGCAGTTCAGTAGACAGCGATGACAGCATTGAGCAAGAGATCAGAAGGTTTCTGGCTGAAAAGGCCAAAGTTTCCACTGCAGAGAAAAGCAAAGACGGAGATGTATTGAGGAGCGTTACTGTGGTGGCTTGTACCCCACTTCAAGTTGAAGACATTAAACAGGAAAATCAGCTGGCTGAAGTTCCAAAAACAAGTATCAGTCCTCTCTCTGGACAATCTCCTTTGAGTAGTCAGCCTCTTCCAACACCACAGAGCTTGCTGCCAGACATCTCTACCGTTGGTGCACAATCGCATCTGTCCTCAGTCCAGTCCAGGAGCCCCAGTCTTTTGGAGCCGGCAGACGGGGCCGGGGCTGCTAGAACCGAGCAAAGGAGGCCTAGCATTGGTAGGGGTGACGGCCAGGATGTGATCCCTCAGACGGAGAGAGTTCGGCCCGTTTTGAGTCCTAAGATTGCCCTTTCTCGCTCTGAGTCAATGAAGTGGCGCCAGAGCTTTGGACTCCCCACGACTGACCCTAGGACTTTCAGTCGAACTCCATTCCAAATCACCTCATCTAAAATCAGCGAGACTGCATCAGCAACTCCAGCATATCAAAGCGGGGGGCCCATATCACAGACTCCAGTCACTGTTTGGTCCTCTGCAAGGACCAGCAGAGCATCTTTTCCCTGCTCTACAGAGACAGATGTAAATACCACGTTCAGTTCCCCTGTTTTGAATATTATGTCTACTGCCAGGACGCATCCAAGGATTTCCTTTGCACGGAGCCTCGTGCCCGCCCACAGGTCTCAGTGCCCTATGAAAGGAGAGACGGAGAGTATGGTGCATATGTCTAAAGACAAGAGTGTGTTTGTCGAACTGGAATCTAATAGGACCAACCATGTCCAGGTTCGAAGCAGGGAAAGGAGCAAGGGAAGGGAGAGCGCAGACTTGCtaagtgagaaaaaaagagaaggcgAGAGCATGAAGATAGATGATAAAGAAGTGCATCTAGAAAGAACAGAGGAAGAATTTATAGATGAGGCAGATTGTCAGTCAGGCAACAGGAGAAATCCAGAGAAGACGCAGGGCTTTTCCACATT GTCTTTGTCCAGTGCCATTGATCCTGGCATCACCTTCATACCTTGCATAGCTCTtaccacagaggagagaagcaCGATGTTCAACAGGAGATACCCTGCTAAAAAGTTCAATAAG GGGGTACCTTCTGACAGTAGGGCTCCATTGCAGAGAAAGACTGTGCAACGTGTCAAAAGAAAGCTTCAGTTCATTCCAGTCAACAG GAGAAATGAAGCACCCAGTCACCACAGCATAACAGAGTAA
- the mrps2 gene encoding small ribosomal subunit protein uS2m yields MAARALTKGLWGLRHSRLVTVGHQYATAASIRSPQLQIDDATEKVIKQPLEKPDFFRVSELFSVKDLFDARVHLGHKKGCRHRFMEPYLYGCRLGQDIIDLDQTVEHLQQALNFTAHVAYRGGVILFVSRQRQFGHLVESTAKNCGEYAHTRYWQGGLLTNAPSQYGPGVRLPDLIIFLSTLNNVFQPHVGIVDAAKMNIPTVGVVDSNCNPSLVTYPVPGNDDTPVAMEMYCRLFKMTINRAKDKRRRMELLHGLLAPSTPSS; encoded by the exons ATGGCTGCCCGGGCACTGACAAAAG GGCTTTGGGGGCTGCGACACTCACGGCTTGTTACAGTCGGACACCAGTATGCTACTGCAGCGTCTATCAGATCACCCCAACTCCAAATTGATGATGCTACAG AAAAAGTAATAAAGCAGCCACTCGAGAAGCCGGACTTTTTTCGTGTGTCAGAGCTCTTCTCGGTGAAAGACCTGTTCGACGCCAGAGTGCATCTTGGCCATAAAAAGGGTTGCAGGCACAG GTTCATGGAGCCATACCTCTATGGCTGCCGTTTGGGCCAAGATATAATTGATCTCGACCAGACTGTGGAGCACCTTCAGCAAGCCCTTAACTTCACCGCCCATGTAGCGTATCGTGGTGGCGTCATACTGTTTGTCAGCCGCCAGCGTCAGTTTGGCCATCTGGTGGAGAGCACTGCTAAGAATTGTGGGGAGTACGCCCACACGCGATACTGGCAGGGCGGCCTACTTACCAACGCCCCCAGCCAGTACGGCCCAGGAGTCCGCTTACCAGACCTCATCATCTTCCTTTCCACTCTCAACAATGTGTTTCAGCCTCATGTTGGAATCGTAGATGCAGCAAAGATGAACATTCCCACAGTGGGTGTGGTGGACTCAAACTGCAACCCCAGCCTGGTGACGTACCCTGTGCCTGGGAATGATGACACTCCAGTTGCCATGGAGATGTACTGTCGCTTATTCAAGATGACTATCAACCGTGCCAAGGACAAAAGGAGACGGATGGAACTACTGCACGGCCTGTTAGCACCCTCCACGCCAAGCTCGTGA